From the Bacillus sp. (in: firmicutes) genome, one window contains:
- the paaX gene encoding phenylacetic acid degradation operon negative regulatory protein PaaX, with amino-acid sequence MNTRSMIFTIYGDYIRHYGNQIWIGSLIRLLKEFGHNDQAVRAAISRMSKQGWVQAEKRGNKSYYSLTERGVKRIEEAAKRIYKLHPEKWDGKWRILIYTIPEEKRNLRDELRKELVWSGFGTISNSCWISPNNLEKQVYDLIEKYDIEPYVDFFIAQYDGPHQNTQLVEKCWDLEAINEKYEEFISIYSQKFIIDKNKIQRGEMSDAECFVERTKLVHEYRKFLFVDPGLPEELLPNKWMGSHAASLFSEYYKELAKPASRFFEEVFTDGNELEKKDEDYNVFDHPLIIE; translated from the coding sequence ATGAACACAAGATCTATGATTTTTACAATATATGGAGATTATATTCGACATTATGGTAATCAAATATGGATAGGAAGTTTAATACGCCTCCTTAAAGAATTTGGACATAACGACCAAGCGGTACGCGCAGCTATCTCTCGAATGAGCAAACAAGGATGGGTACAGGCAGAAAAAAGAGGAAATAAGAGTTACTATTCACTGACTGAACGTGGGGTAAAACGTATAGAGGAAGCAGCCAAACGGATTTATAAATTACACCCTGAAAAATGGGATGGAAAATGGCGAATTCTTATCTATACCATACCGGAAGAAAAACGTAATTTGCGTGACGAATTGCGTAAAGAATTAGTTTGGAGTGGTTTTGGGACAATTTCCAATAGCTGTTGGATTTCACCAAATAATTTGGAAAAGCAAGTGTATGATTTAATTGAAAAATACGATATTGAACCATATGTTGATTTTTTTATTGCACAATATGATGGTCCGCATCAAAATACTCAGCTGGTGGAGAAATGCTGGGACTTAGAGGCGATCAACGAGAAGTATGAAGAATTTATTTCCATTTACAGTCAAAAATTTATTATTGATAAAAATAAAATTCAACGGGGCGAAATGTCAGATGCTGAGTGCTTTGTCGAACGGACAAAGCTCGTTCATGAATATCGAAAGTTTTTATTTGTTGATCCTGGACTTCCTGAAGAACTACTTCCAAACAAATGGATGGGTAGCCATGCCGCATCACTGTTTAGTGAATATTACAAAGAATTAGCTAAACCGGCAAGCCGTTTTTTTGAAGAGGTATTTACGGACGGAAACGAGCTGGAAAAAAAGGACGAAGATTATAACGTTTTCGATCATCCACTTATTATTGAATAG
- a CDS encoding gamma carbonic anhydrase family protein has protein sequence MIYTYNGKTPKIDDTVFIAPGAHIIGDVTIGKESTIWFNAVIRGDEAPIVIGDRCSIQDNSTCHLYEGYPLLIEDEVTVGHNVILHGCTIRKRTIIGMGSTILDGAEIGEECIIGANTLIPPGKKIPPRSLVVGSPGQVVREMTEKDLALIQLSIDSYVQKGKEYLQQLGKK, from the coding sequence ATGATTTATACGTATAATGGGAAAACACCAAAAATCGATGATACCGTTTTTATCGCTCCAGGAGCACATATTATTGGTGATGTGACGATCGGAAAGGAATCGACGATTTGGTTTAACGCGGTCATCCGTGGAGATGAAGCTCCGATCGTCATTGGGGATCGATGCAGCATCCAAGACAATTCAACTTGCCATTTGTATGAAGGATATCCTTTATTGATTGAAGACGAGGTAACCGTAGGCCATAACGTCATTTTACATGGATGTACCATTCGGAAACGAACGATCATTGGTATGGGTTCAACTATTTTAGATGGGGCCGAAATCGGTGAAGAATGTATCATTGGGGCCAATACGCTAATACCACCAGGCAAAAAGATCCCTCCACGCTCACTCGTCGTAGGGTCTCCAGGACAAGTTGTCCGTGAAATGACGGAAAAAGATTTAGCGTTAATCCAGCTTTCAATAGATTCGTATGTCCAAAAAGGAAAAGAATATCTGCAACAGTTAGGAAAGAAATAA
- a CDS encoding acetyl-CoA C-acetyltransferase: protein MREVVIVDAVRTPIGRYKGALKDVRPDDLGAVVIKKLIERNPNVPVKQIEEVVLGNANQAGEDNRNVARMSALLAGLPVEVAGTTINRLCGSGLDAVNYAARLIMTGEADIVIAGGTESMTRAPYVMAKPSDDFPRGNMEMYDTTIGWRFINPKLKEMYGTDSMPETAENVAKRYGISREEQDQFAYESQMKAKRALEQNRFSEELVAVSFHDRKGNLIVVDKDEHPRPNTTMEKLSKLPPLFENGTVTAGNASGINDGASALLLMSVEKAKELRMIPLVKYKTSAVAGLEPAVMGLGPIYATQKALKRADLSITDIGLVELNEAFASQCIACIKQLEFNPEIVNVNGGAIAFGHPLGASGARILTTLIYEMKKRNVQYGLATMCIGVGQGIATIVENWEHQ, encoded by the coding sequence ATGCGGGAAGTAGTGATTGTTGATGCGGTACGAACACCGATTGGAAGATATAAAGGGGCACTGAAAGATGTTCGTCCGGATGATTTAGGGGCAGTTGTCATAAAAAAGTTAATCGAACGTAATCCAAACGTTCCTGTAAAGCAAATTGAGGAAGTGGTTCTCGGGAACGCCAATCAAGCCGGAGAAGACAATCGTAATGTGGCCAGAATGTCAGCGCTTTTAGCAGGATTACCGGTAGAAGTGGCGGGCACGACGATTAACCGCTTATGCGGGTCTGGTCTCGATGCAGTGAACTATGCCGCACGTTTGATTATGACAGGTGAGGCCGACATCGTCATCGCCGGGGGAACGGAAAGCATGACACGAGCACCATATGTCATGGCAAAACCGAGCGATGATTTTCCTCGTGGAAACATGGAAATGTATGATACAACAATCGGTTGGCGTTTCATTAATCCTAAGCTAAAAGAAATGTATGGAACCGATAGCATGCCGGAAACCGCGGAAAATGTGGCGAAAAGATATGGTATTTCAAGGGAAGAGCAAGATCAATTTGCATATGAAAGCCAAATGAAGGCCAAACGGGCGCTGGAACAAAATCGTTTTTCTGAAGAATTAGTTGCTGTTAGTTTTCACGACCGCAAAGGAAACCTTATCGTCGTTGATAAAGACGAACATCCTCGCCCGAATACTACGATGGAAAAACTCTCTAAACTGCCCCCATTGTTTGAAAACGGTACAGTAACAGCAGGAAACGCGTCTGGTATTAACGACGGGGCATCCGCTTTGCTTCTCATGAGCGTCGAAAAAGCAAAAGAACTTAGGATGATACCGTTAGTGAAATATAAAACGTCGGCGGTCGCTGGGTTAGAGCCAGCGGTAATGGGCCTTGGTCCGATCTATGCGACTCAAAAAGCGTTAAAACGTGCCGATTTATCGATTACTGACATCGGTTTAGTGGAACTCAATGAAGCTTTTGCATCACAATGCATTGCCTGTATAAAGCAGCTGGAGTTTAATCCAGAAATTGTAAACGTAAACGGTGGAGCCATTGCCTTTGGTCATCCTTTAGGAGCTAGCGGTGCCCGTATTTTAACAACCCTAATTTATGAAATGAAAAAACGAAACGTCCAATATGGGCTCGCAACGATGTGTATTGGCGTCGGACAAGGAATTGCAACAATCGTTGAAAATTGGGAACACCAGTAA
- a CDS encoding ABC transporter substrate-binding protein — MFKSMKKVAVPFLISLLAVSGCSGNSDSTAKSSDEAGNDSKTVTIGVTQIIEHPSLDAAFKGFKQALADGGFKEGENVTYDVQNAQGDPNNNQTIANNLVSAQVDLIFANSTPSAQSALNATKDIPIIFTSVTDPVGAGLVPSMDQAGENITGTTDTHPEAISKMIQFIHEQMDVTTVGLIYNSGEQNSVSQIEKVKEAAQNTDLQFVEASVSTTAEVKQAAESLVGKADVFYIITDNTVVSAIESVVSVANDNKIPLFTGELDSLKRGGFAAYGFDYYDIGYEAGEMAVSILKGEKKPSEIKPQFPQKLKLVINKTAAQNQGVEIKSDWETIAEFIE, encoded by the coding sequence ATGTTTAAATCCATGAAAAAAGTTGCTGTACCGTTTTTGATTAGTTTGTTAGCAGTTTCAGGTTGTAGTGGAAATAGTGATTCAACGGCAAAATCAAGTGACGAGGCTGGAAATGACAGCAAAACTGTAACTATTGGTGTTACCCAAATTATTGAGCACCCATCACTAGATGCTGCTTTTAAAGGGTTTAAGCAAGCATTAGCAGATGGGGGATTTAAGGAAGGCGAGAATGTTACATATGATGTGCAAAACGCGCAAGGAGACCCGAATAACAACCAAACAATTGCCAATAACCTAGTAAGTGCCCAAGTTGATCTCATCTTCGCGAACTCTACACCAAGTGCCCAAAGTGCTTTAAATGCCACAAAAGATATTCCGATCATCTTCACTTCGGTAACAGACCCAGTCGGTGCAGGGTTAGTTCCTTCGATGGACCAAGCTGGTGAAAATATTACCGGTACAACAGACACTCATCCAGAAGCGATTAGCAAAATGATTCAATTTATTCACGAGCAAATGGATGTCACAACGGTTGGTCTTATATACAACTCCGGTGAACAAAACTCCGTATCTCAGATTGAAAAAGTGAAAGAAGCAGCCCAAAATACCGATTTACAATTCGTTGAAGCTTCTGTATCCACTACAGCAGAAGTAAAACAAGCTGCCGAATCGTTAGTAGGGAAAGCAGATGTGTTCTATATCATAACTGACAATACAGTGGTTTCTGCAATTGAATCGGTCGTTAGCGTGGCTAATGACAATAAAATCCCGTTATTTACAGGTGAGCTTGATTCACTTAAGCGAGGCGGTTTTGCAGCATATGGATTTGACTATTATGATATCGGTTATGAAGCAGGGGAAATGGCTGTTTCCATTTTAAAAGGAGAGAAAAAACCTTCAGAAATTAAACCGCAATTCCCACAAAAATTAAAACTAGTTATCAACAAAACTGCAGCTCAAAACCAAGGTGTGGAAATCAAATCTGATTGGGAAACGATAGCAGAATTTATTGAATAA
- a CDS encoding DUF561 domain-containing protein: MNHVCSLLNIQYPIIQGGMGNISNSQLTSAISEAGGLGTIGAGTMSPDEVEHLIIETKKKTNKPFAVNIPISVTPNFKEIFSLVLKHQVPVVSFSAGNPAPYIPTCHEEGIKVITVTASVKHAKKAEEAGADIIVAEGYEAAGINSNLELTTMTLVPQIVKAVGVPVVAAGGIGDGYGLLAAFALGAQGVQMGTRFIATIEAPFHEKYKNLIIDANEHETVIVGRSVGRVRRIMKTPYAEKLLEFEKSGISLEQFNEHTSEDHHRLGALSGNFEEGFVNAGQISGLINDLPSVKQLLETIMQEAKEKATNLYHVFHSLQGNDQLS; the protein is encoded by the coding sequence ATGAATCATGTTTGTTCTTTATTAAACATTCAATATCCAATTATTCAAGGAGGAATGGGAAATATAAGTAACTCACAACTAACAAGTGCGATTTCTGAAGCAGGTGGATTAGGTACGATTGGAGCAGGGACGATGTCACCGGATGAAGTGGAACATTTGATTATTGAAACGAAAAAAAAGACAAATAAACCTTTTGCAGTGAATATTCCTATCAGTGTCACACCGAATTTTAAAGAAATTTTTTCACTTGTGTTAAAACATCAAGTACCTGTTGTTTCGTTTTCAGCAGGAAACCCAGCACCATATATTCCTACTTGTCACGAAGAAGGGATCAAAGTGATCACTGTAACGGCTTCTGTGAAGCATGCTAAAAAAGCTGAAGAAGCAGGTGCCGATATCATTGTGGCGGAAGGTTATGAAGCAGCTGGTATTAATTCGAACCTTGAGCTTACGACAATGACTTTAGTTCCTCAAATTGTTAAGGCAGTTGGTGTTCCAGTCGTCGCTGCTGGTGGAATCGGTGATGGATATGGTTTATTGGCGGCATTTGCTCTTGGCGCCCAAGGAGTTCAAATGGGAACTCGATTTATTGCTACAATAGAAGCTCCATTTCATGAAAAATATAAAAATCTAATCATAGATGCGAATGAACATGAAACGGTTATTGTAGGACGCTCTGTTGGAAGGGTTCGACGAATTATGAAAACTCCATATGCAGAAAAATTACTGGAGTTCGAAAAAAGCGGGATTTCATTAGAGCAATTTAATGAACATACATCAGAAGATCATCATCGATTAGGGGCGTTGTCTGGAAATTTTGAAGAAGGATTTGTCAATGCTGGACAAATTTCTGGTCTAATAAACGACTTGCCATCTGTCAAACAATTACTTGAAACCATTATGCAGGAAGCAAAGGAGAAAGCAACGAATTTATATCATGTATTTCATTCATTACAAGGGAATGACCAATTGTCGTGA